In Cygnus atratus isolate AKBS03 ecotype Queensland, Australia chromosome 5, CAtr_DNAZoo_HiC_assembly, whole genome shotgun sequence, a single window of DNA contains:
- the GPR132 gene encoding probable G-protein coupled receptor 132 yields the protein MANSTDCLTTVKDNATICIDISYKDSKTLLIAVYSFVFAVGLPANCITSLLTFMQIQRNKVVAIYIFSLSLCELMYLSTLPLWIIYVQNEHKWYMGEQICKITGFIFFCNIYISILLLCCISVDRYVALVYALESRGRRERKKAIIIVCFLVAAVTIIHSPVFNMKSIHNDTCFETLPLDKTLASFGFARFLFGFAIPFMILIFTNYKIFQSTKTSTSLTCHQKAKVKYLAIAIIVIFLICFSPYHVVLLIRSVYFLLHTDCSCPFEKDIYPVFTVFLCLSTANSVADPIIYVLVSENVRKDVLRSLRRWRSNSSRFNSSVSHKTESIRLKTSKELQEGVQREENKEIANSSHIEKTCHTSKDPEGGS from the coding sequence ATGGCAAATTCTACAGACTGTCTCACAACTGTAAAGGATAATGCCACCATTTGCATAGACATTTCCTACAAAGACAGCAAGACACTTCTCATTGCTgtttacagctttgtttttgcagtcGGCCTTCCAGCAAATTGCATAACTTCCCTGCTTACATTTATGCAAATCCAAAGGAATAAAGTAGTTGCCATCTACATTTTCAGTTTATCTTTGTGCGAGCTGATGTATTTAAGTACCTTGCCTCTCTGGATTATCTATGTGCAAAATGAGCACAAATGGTACATGGGAGAACAGATTTGCAAAATAAcaggattcatttttttctgcaacataTACATCAGCATTCTGCttttgtgctgtatttctgtGGATCGCTATGTGGCATTGGTGTATGCTCTGGAAtcaaggggaagaagagaacGGAAAAAGGCCATCATAATAGTATGCTTTCTCGTTGCTGCGGTTACAATAATCCACAGTCCAGTATTTAATATGAAGAGTATACATAATGATACCTGCTTTGAGACTTTACCCCTTGACAAAACACTGGCTTCTTTCGGCTTTGCCAGATTCCTATTTGGATTTGCCATACCTTTCATGATCCTCATTTTCACAAACTACAAAATTTTCCAAAGTACAAAAACAAGTACCAGCTTGACTTGTCACCAGAAAGCCAAAGTGAAGTATCTGGCAATTGCCATTATTGTCATTTTCCTGATCTGCTTTTCTCCCTACCATGTGGTACTCTTAATAAGGTCTGTATACTTTCTGCTTCATACAGATTGCTCATGTCCATTTGAAAAAGACATATACCCAGTTTTTacagtgtttctgtgtttatcCACTGCAAACAGTGTTGCTGATCCAATTATTTACGTGCTGGTTAGTGAAAACGTCAGAAAAGACGTTTTAAGGAGTCTGAGAAGATGGAGGTCAAACTCATCCAGGTTCAACTCATCTGTTAGTCATAAGACTGAGAGCATCAGActgaaaacatcaaaagaaTTGCAGGAAGGAgtacaaagagaagaaaacaaagaaatagcaAATTCATCCCACATTGAAAAGACCTGTCATACCAGCAAAGACCCAGAAGGTGGTAGCTAG